The genomic stretch tgttgttttttctcatttcattcCCAATCTCCTCCTCATTGATTTCTCTGTTTGTTGTCCTCATCTTCTCTTCCTCTTGACTTGCTTTGATCTGGCATCAGTGTGCAGTACTTTAGCACTTATTGCTTCTTTCAAACAGTGGTATCGAGCAAAAGGTATGTTCTTCTGCGGTTTTAGTCAAAAACAACTCAATTagccgccgccgctgccgccaTGCGCCCATATGTCTTATTACTGCTTTCTTGCTCTGCTGTGCTTTTAATGAAATGGTTCGGTGGAAGCAGAGATGTGCGATTCATCTTGTTCCCTTCAGATCACAGCACATGTTTTGTTTAAGATATACATTTTGAACTAACCAATACAGGAAGTTATCCTCATAGGATCAACAAGGCCATTATTTTGTGGCTAAACAGAcgccaaaacaaaaacagaaggagACACAAAATAGGGCCGATAAGCAGAATGAGACATGTCTTGCTCAGATTATAAAGATGTACTATAAATTCACCCTCATAATAAGCACTCTGGCTGAGCAGCATCTGTCATTAAGAGGAAAATTCAGGTCAGTGATGTTTGTCAGCTCTGACACATCTCGCTCTcttataactgtttttttattaagcaCTCCAGTGTTACAGCACATTGTAAAATGATCAtgataataatattaaatataaatagatAATAATGTCAACTGCCTTATATAAAAGGATCCGTTTAGATGCTTTTGTGATCACCCTTAAGGAAATGTTCTCCCAACAGCAGCTTAGTAACCAAAAGCaataaagtttctttattttttttatgtatgcaATCATAGAAACCTGATTTGATGCAGAATTTTTTGGGGGCATATCACTTGGCATAAAAAAGTAGCAGTTTGCTTTGCAGCATCTTTGACCCAATTTGCTCTGCTTTTGACATTTCTGTGGACAGGCTAATGCATGCAAATCCCACATTGAAATTAATCAGATTGAACACCCACCCTGCCCTGACCCcaatctctaaaaaaaaaaaaaaaaacaggatttaaaccgaatgatttttttttctttttttatgatataaaTTATGTCATTGTTTAGTTCATCTCTGGATCATGTCGACAAGTGGAGGCCGCGCAGAGCCCAAGCTTGACGGGCAGATTGGAGCAGCATCTGCACTGATGCGGAAACTCCCAACAATCTGTTTTGGTTAAGATCAAgctttcacaaaaaacaaagctgaCGATTAACCGGTCAATCCAAGTTCTAAGCTTCGGCAGGTGAAGCTTGCAACTTGGTAAGCTTGGTTAATCTAAGTACCAGTTAATCTAAGTACAAGTATCTGAAATGAGCTTCATGGGATGTGTGGTTGGGCTCACTCCTGAGGATGAGGGACTCAATCCTCCACAATAGATGGAGAGACCGTTTGGTTTGAACATCTGAGAGAAGAAGAGCTGTAATTAGTTAAAACTTTTCTGCACAAAAGATCACAACACATGTGCTGTTTATTTAGTTTGAGTAAATTTATACGCCACTTGTGAGGATATCAAGATGTTCTATTATCTGTCgtgacagacttttttttctccctccagATTGATCCAGTTCTTACTGCTGAAGTCAAATCTGCTGTTAAAAGGTAGAGGAAATATAGTTTCCATTGAATTCAagaatttgagcttttttaaataaatgaaaagtctCCGTCTgacaatttaaatttaaatccaAATGTGCAAAGTGAAGCCTCTGAGTATTAGCTCATCTATAGTGGGTTTGTATCACTGCAGCACGTTTTGATGAGCAGGTTTTAGATAGGGCCACGTCTGTAGATTAGGACAGTTTCTGTGTCAAATCTGTGAAGAATTCGTGTGCTATTTTGCATCCAATAATTTAAGAAAGAACAAACAAATCCTAAAAGAATGAAAGGTCAGgatttgtcctgtatttttgtcttttctggtCTGAGACGTTTGGAGTCTGAAGCAGATTTTGATGTAAGGCTATTTAACCCAGTTTGAAAATAGGACACCCTTTTCAATATTGTTATCCTTCTTTAAAGTTCTATTCTGACCATTTTTTGCCTGTAAAAGCACTCCTtgttatcttttaattatgattatgctgtttttttgccaaaataaacaaacctgtgtcgttttctaggacatagtttctgcagagcggcagtaggtCATTAGacattgcattattttttttttcaggatttttttcttctcaaatttctaatttttcagtcattttaaagcatgttttttatgatattcctatgttttattttccattttgttaaataaaccacagtggaaaataaaagaaagcttgtgtaatttatcatgtgttgtcattttgatctatttttttatgacaaatactttgtattgggcaaaagtgatggtgtaactttttatagcgaagGTGTTCTTGGGTTAATGTGACCaaaaattgtatatatatatatacgtggATGAATTGTCAGCCTTTTGCCTTCAACAGACTAAAGACAGGCTGAGAACTTACCTGATGCTCCATTGGCGACACATTTagtacagaaaaatgtttttccttgaaCTTGTCTTTGCGCATCACTCACACTCATGTGGACCCCGAGTCATGCTTTGTCACTCTGCCTGCAGAACAACGGGGGTCTTTTTAGCCCACGAAAGGAGCCAACAGGAGGTGCACGCTGCCATGAAAAGGAGCTTTGCTGTTGTCAACAGCTCTGTTTCAGAGGGCATGTCAGCAGCCATTCTAGAGGTAAACATGTTTAAGCCTCCGGGGGAATGAATCAAAATGTGAGGATggtattaaataataaaaaaagatatactCAGCCAATTAGCCTGTGTCTAAAAGGAAattattgaagtaaaaataaaattacttaagTGTTTGATGCTCCTATGTATTTAGCAGCTCCAGGGACTGAAGCTCTAAAGCAAGTGTCAATCCCCGAAACtttgatatttataaaaaaaataaataaataaaaatcccaaGATGACCTAATTTCCTTTTTATGAGATATTTAGGTTGatgcatttaaatttgtgactaGCGTCTTGATAAAGACAATTGCCAAagcaaacctgtttttttttctttggttaagaatgtctaaatgtttttgaattttaattatatatataaaaatacatatataactttttttttctctttcatctctGCCCATCAGGCCATGCACCTCAGGGTGCCCGTGTTAGCGAGAAACATCCCAGGGAAtgcagctgtggtgcagcatGAGGTCACCGGCTTGCTGTACTCTTCACCTCAGGTATATGGCGTCTGACCTGGTTACCACATCTGCTAAGTCCCAATAAGCTCTTTAGCCCATAAACCTATTGACTGCGAACAATAAAGTGAATATATTCTAGCTGCCACTACTACTCCTAATTGTTTTCCCTCTagtttgttcacttttttcatttatttgacctCTAGTGACAATGCAGCGAGCAATCCACTAACCAGAAACCGTATTACTACTAATTAGTAGTACTAAACTGGATAGCTAGAGGCatgtttgtcttgtttaaaAAGACTCATTTTGATGATTAAATCCCAAATAGCgcttaaaatgaaatataaaaatgcagTTGACGCATATTTATGCAACCTGTATCAAAAGAGGAAGTCCAACATACCAACTTCAGAAAActtctcagcttttttttttctttttttaatgagcctTGATTCTAAGGCaggataaaagaagaaaacagtcagtTGAAGGTGAGCTTAAGTGTGATGCAGTCAAGACAGCGTGCTGCAGCTTGATGTGATGGTGGAGATAAGTCCTTCCTGCACGTGTGCTCAGCTGAGCTGCTGCTAGGCAGATCGCACAGATGGTTTCAGCAACTTGGGCCGGATAAACCATGACCTCAGAGCTGAGGAGCACCAAGTCCACGTCTGTGTGTCATCCTTTCACTCATGAGcttttttgctctttaaatcttgtgtttagtttttcttttcttagacTTCTAAGAATgtactttacttaaaaaaaaaaggttaagtcgaagaaaaaaaagcacatccTGTATGCTTGGGCCTGTAATTCTGATATAATTTATAAGCACCTCGCTCATAAATGGAGGTTTAATCCTGTTGTTGAGGATTTATCGTTTTCATATGGCCAAGGAGAAGCGCTGCCTCCGACCAAGAGCCTCTTCACACATCACTTGAAATGAAGAGTTAAATATCCTGCTGGCTGGTCATAGTGGAAACCTTGTGCTCTTATTGGCTCCCCGCAGCAAAGATGTTCTCTGCCATGTTGCAGCCTGAGGGCCATTTGACTTGATTTTACTGGAGATTTTTCTCAGCCCACCGGGCCATGAGATGAACAACTGTGATTTGAGAGGCACCGCATCTCAATTAAAAACCTATTTGACTTTCAATGAACTGTCATttcacattacttttttttaatccagccACAACTTGGTATTGTTTAActataacaaatataaaatttgcTGTATTTTCCTGCTTTGACAAAAGCTTTAAACTATacttttttattgagttttactttgaaaagaaatcTCACTTTTCTCTCCCTCTCGCCAGGATTTTCTACGCCAGTCTCAGAGGTTACTGTCGGATCAGGAGCTAAGGGAAAGAGTGGTCAGGAATGGAAAACTCTACGTGGAAGAGCATCACTGCttggaaaaagaaagagaaacttATCAGCAGCTGGTGGACTCGCTGCACTCAGTGTAGGCCACGCCACTCAGCCCAGTGATTCAGGACTTCAGCAGGAAAAAGATGCCGAACATACCTTGGATGGAAACTGTtttatattcttattttaatttgcacTGTATGGTCATGTTTGTCTTAAATGGGGTGGTGCAGTACTTGAgcacatttatttacatatatttatgcTTGTTTCATTGATGCTAAATTTGAAATAAGCAAAAGTGCAATGCCgttgtatttattgtttattttacaaataaaaatggaggCAGGCATCTCTTGCCTGGCTTTGACTTAACTACGGTTATCaggaaataatgttttatttttggttgtgAGTTTGtactatgaaaataaagttatttaaactaaaataaatgaaattcaaTCACAACAAAGTGTCTACCATTTGCTGAGCAAGCGCAAGAAAGttaacacaaacaaagaaaaagctatccgacttttttgtttgtttttttctaaaaaaggaCCCTCACACAATAGACTTCCAAagctttccatccatccatactgGTTGCAGAGGTAAAGATGCTCAGCACTCCCTCTCCtcggccacttcctccatccTTGAAGCTTTCCCTTCAAAGCAATAATTATGCTTCAATGACTTTTTGATActcacaaataaacaaacccaTTAGTcagtgttttggtgttttttggaAGAAATCTGCACTTTAGGCTACAAAAGATCTATATCACCTCTCAGACTGTCCTTTTAAGTGGTGGATCTCAACACTTTCAGGAGTTTTTAATGGAGAAAACATCTGGAGAAAACTGACCGGTCGTGTTGTTTCAACagaaatcctaaaaaaactttgaaataaaagttttgcaaTAACCCTGTATGTTTTTTGCACAAGACCTATTTGtggaacaacaaaaatcaaagaaataaatcCCCAGGTTATCCTAGATTACATTGTTTTCCACCCTGGATGCCctatgctacgttcacatcggGCTTGGAAACACGTGTTCAAGTGACcgctttcaataaaaagtctatgtttcgggcttctgtgttcaaaactcttggattcgtgcatgtttttaaatatgttctcgggctctatgaaaaaaaaacaacggtTATTAAACATGTTCTGAAAGTTAGAACGGTATACCTTTGATCAACCAGGGACTCAAATTTGGTAGTAGACGGATGGGTAGTTTTCTCTTCAAATCATTGAAGTGCCAACCGGTTTGAAATCGAAGGAGAAATTCATAACTGCGGTTTGTGCCCAGCTAGACAAAAAGTCTCTCATATATCGAGAtggagctgagaaagaaaaagcccaGAGGAAGATTTGCACCAATTCAAtgtttcgcaccaagcctcttccaactgttaGTACATTAACTAGTGCATTGCCTATAACTGTAACTGTACATttacagtgtgaacaccatatgctgcAAGCGGGATTTCTAATGCGCCACAcacccagtgtgaacacagctttaCTTGCAGCCattcaaaaatttgaaaattccccccaccaaaaaaataaataaatcaagcattctttaaaaaaaacacctatttTAATTGGTCATCGTTTACCATGTGAGCTTAATTCTGTGtaaagttgatattttttagACCACCCTCTGTCTTATAACTAATAACTTATTTAAAACgcatgtttttaacatctttggACTTTATAGACACGTTAGCTTCTGAGTGCAAAAATGTTGAGACTGAAATATCCACATGCAGCATTTTACATCTTGTGGCTTGACGTATTGTGTGAATAAGAATACATCTGGTCAGCGATATGAAAACATCACACAAATTCACTCTCTGACAGGAGATATGTACAATATACAGTACATGTACATGTAAAAGGCTGTAATAGGCAATGAATTGTGGAGTGGGCATTTTACAAAATCATATGTTCTTGGCAAAGGCATTGAGGTGATCAAAGCCACATCTACTGTACATGTGAGGTCTGATCTGGTTCATTACAACTGATCCCCAGGCTCTGTGATGGGCACTTTAGGTTCCTCCCAACAGCTCTCTTCCTTCCCAACCCAGTGGATACCATGGCCATTTTCCTTAGATGACAGATGGGGCGAATGCTGGCGTTCCAGCGTGGAGAAAGTTGTGAACTGGACTCTCTTTCTTTTGCTGGTGGGTGAATGAAGGGACTCAGTGTGCATGGGTTTGCTTCTTTGCAAGCCCGCACAGCTGAGGGGAGAGTCTGTCACAGAGGCCAGGCAGCTGGGCCTCCTGGAAAGAGTGGCAGTCTTGTCAGGCCCAATGTCTATCACAGTGGTGGTGGTCTGGGAGTCCTGCTGGACAGGGCTGCCGGGCACAGTCATCACCAGCTCGGCGTCTGTGCCGAGCCATACCCAGTCATGTCTGTGCCCAGTGGGTTCCTGGCCATGAGAGGGAGGCTTTTTATGCTTGAATTTAACGACATATGAAATACAGTTCACTAGAAACACTAAAATCGCCAGACAAAAGACTCCCAAGAGAGCATACATGCCAATCTCTAAGTCTGTTAAGGGCCTGTTAGCCAGGACTTCCTCACCACCAATGTCTACCTCCACTGCCTCTTGTTCTGGTGTCTCCCCCTTGGTAGGAAAGTTGTAGTTTACTAGATTCCCAGGAGCTTTCACAGTACTTGTAAAGTTAACAGTGTTCATATCCTCCAGTATCAAATTTTCTGAATTATATCCCTTTCCGGTGTCTTCCGGGCTTTTCATGAGTGTAAAGTCTACCACACTGGCGGTACTGCCAGTGAAGCCTGAATTCCTGGCTTTGCCAACTCCTCCAAGACTGCCGCTGGTTATCAGGGATCTTTCTGTAGACTTCATAGTGGTCGTGATCTTTTGATTGGCACTCTCTTCTTTGTTGGAGATCGACGTCTGTGCTGGAAGATCTTGCGACGGCTTTCTTTGCCTTACATCAACCACATCACTCCCGTAGTCACTGCTGTTGTCTTTGTTGCCAACTGTGCCTCGGTCAAGGCTGCGGGTATTGCCAGCTGGCCGCCGGGTGTTCACTTGAAACTTGACCTTGAGGCTGCCATTGCCTACGGCCACAGTACTTTTGCGTTTCGACTTTTGGCAGTCCTCACAGATGGACATCTCGACTCTAACCAGGACTCCTTCACCCTCTCCTTCTGCCACCACGACTGGAGGTTTGCCCTTCACTGAGACCACCCCTTGATCCAACGATGCTACCGTCACACGGTGGAAGGCCGGATCATAAATGTCAAGGGGTGTCTGGTTGCCATCGCTGAACTGTAACCAGGCACTGACCAAAGCTTCCTATGAGGGAAAGAAACAtgattcaagtttaaaaaatatttcaaaacaaaacttttcccTATGAGATGTAAACTATTAAATGAACCTTACCTCTTTGGGATTTTGTAGAACCTCTTGTGTAGTAACTGTAGCCAAAATTGCCCTGTTACTTCCTGGGCTGCGTTGCAGAGTCATAGAAAGGTCAGTGACCAGTTGTACCCCTAACTCTGTGATGCTAACCTTTTCGTCCACAACTCTGACAGTTGTCCTGGCCAAGACGGCATTGGAGAATGGTGAAAATACCTGTTAGAGATTTATGAAAGACAAAGTGAACCGAGGATTCATATTAGGTTCTTTGACActtgaacaaaagaaaattactcTTTCACAACTCAGATGTGTTTGTCTATAACGAATGATATAAACCACTTTTTCATGGATTACCTGGATGGTTGTAGTCCCAAAGTCTCGACCTGACAGGATCCTTCCTTCATGAAGCCGTGCGATGCGTGTATCCTCCACCTTCATGAAGTACCGGACCAACCTTGTTACATCCATCTGCCAGTCAGAGCCGAGGAAATAGGCTACAGGATCTCTTGCATCTTCTTGCTCTGCCACAAAATAAGTCAGCACTCGCACAAGTgcatgctgaagctgaagcatGCACCCTTTCCCCTTCTGCTGGGCTTCATCGCTGTTCCAGCCAGATCTGGGATGAAAACACAGGAAGGCACATAAGATGTAACTCTTACCTTTCCatacttaaaaaactaaaccatGTCTCTGACTGAAACACACAGATATTCCCATAAGAGAGATCAACCCGCAAATCCACAAGGagatatattttccttttattcaaactgaattattccaaaataaaaaagaaagggggggggggtatgcTAAACAAATGTATCCCACCTTTTTGAAGTCAGTATGGGCACTCTCCAGCTTTTGATCTGGCTCAGCTCTGAGTCTGACAACTCAATCTGGAGAGGGAGCTGAGGCATCCACACGTTTAGTTCCAGCTGAGCGCTCAGGTAGCTGTAGGTGAAGTTTACCACCATCTTCACCTTGCCTTTGATTTccttgccatttaaaaaaacataatcgcACCTGTCCGACACCTGAGagattaataaaagaaaaaaaaatagaagaaatatACAAAGAGCAGttgtgtcaacattttttgttttaaactcagAGTGAGAGGGCTGTCCCTGAAAGAAAATTTTAGCCTCCTAaccaatgacaaaaaataataaaatattcccATAAAAGTCAGAGTTGTAACAAATAGACCTTTCTTACCACAACAAATGGCCTGGCAGCAGTTATGCACTGCATGTTACCACAGTAATGTCAGATGAATGTAATAAACTACTGCGATGATCACCAGTCCGAAGCATTAAGAAGAGGCAGCATTGCGGTTTTATGGTAATCCAAATATCATGTGGTGCAGTGCTGACATCAGTCCTCTACCCAAGTGCATTCATTACAGCTTAATTTCAAAAGTGacttttggaagtttttccACAGCCACCCCAAGATCTCATGAACATTTCAGGGCACATGCCAGGAAGTCTTCTTTGGCTCTGTAAGCAGCCTCTCGGATACGGTGGATACATGACATTGAAATTCAATCAGGAGCTGATGGAGCTGCATAAACAGGATGTCAGAGGATTTTTCGGTTGCATATACATGGATTTTGATCATGCACCCAAATCACTGCTTCTTggctttttctctctctctggaATTGACCcttgaaaacacatttctccCAGAAAACCATATGAGAAATGAAATCAAATTCAGCAAATTAACAGTTTATTGTTTTagattgcttgtttttttgtgtttgcagtaGCAAAATAAATCCATTGACAACATTTGCCAATATTCCAGTCTTATTTTCCCGGGTAAGCTCATACCCAGAATGGGGCGCTTCTATGTTAAAAGGGATTTTCTGATTAGCTTAGCTGGAATAAGgtcatatttgaaataaaatgtttttttgttttttttttataatatattttgcGGAGATTATCTGCATTACAGATTTGCTTTACAAGAGTGAGGAGTATGTCAGATATTTTCTGATGGATATACACATTTCTTCATGATAAAACAGAGTTTTCTAAattaaactcaaataaaataGTTCCATCCAGTCTGTATCTATAACATGGTGAACTTTCATCAGGATCTCCATggcgatctggaaataaatgaGATGTTGACAAGCCTCATGTCTCCCTTACATTTGTGTGAGAAATACTTAATAAAAATGCCTTATAACTAAACAATATAGTGTTAGAAAACTATACATCATGTCAAAGAGTCCCTAAGTATTATTTTATAGATGTGTAAAAGTGATATCCCTAAAGACATTTGGTACAATTCCTGTGTTTTCTACTAGGAATATTGTATG from Oryzias melastigma strain HK-1 linkage group LG9, ASM292280v2, whole genome shotgun sequence encodes the following:
- the LOC112148414 gene encoding transmembrane protein 132D (The sequence of the model RefSeq protein was modified relative to this genomic sequence to represent the inferred CDS: added 394 bases not found in genome assembly) — its product is MAARIGAAAQSCPPRCNFLLFVFFCCLCACVIASYRANIIYCRNELLKLGIQSEQDVTAEFLHSHEIPADIARTPGSSWIIIPVGRRRRRRRRRRERKQKRGCRAGVLAKLRKRPFRPPLPTIFLTNARSLANKLDELKLQIATNRTVGDSCVLLVTETWLHPLIPDAAIELASRTAHRHDRTKDSDLSSKEVTDSRSPVPFPVHLPVSYEVWDADYLILKEAGQDLMRNSSMQSHTQPFVILRASRQPAVNATYGTMSTERLVPLDLVQSVQLFNAPDVFTFNWKIQAFVLTPRVFSSKPKVRILFYVAGRDWVRGEGAVDELPCVTVYAFWQTQEVRGSCALGGERGTCMAELAPAPGWFAPGLEGTSRERQDPSAGNPVELYYQARPKVNGRCNSEDGSRWGAPLQQTEFAPVTPMQRIGSVRLLQVPKGMATLSRLKLGNAIVIRTSSKPLKKTDIATFYILMASSAQLTNFTLRASVKKGVTFRTATPSNSLLWDITLDMDADGAIAVLCKRKAPIPGKRLDSSLFEVLQMDFEVEELSSPLDSQVIIWKLELPSASKNLAKTEGAMRIYTTQRDFVGLAPLVMDTEVVNTAVLTGKKVVMPVRTVAVEEDGAVTDVSDYTDCSSTDEDVLKVSDRCDYVFLNGKEIKGKVKMVVNFTYSYLSAQLELNVWMPQLPLQIELSDSELSQIKSWRVPILTSKRSGWNSDEAQQKGKGCMLQLQHALVRVLTYFVAEQEDARDPVAYFLGSDWQMDVTRLVRYFMKVEDTRIARLHEGRILSGRDFGTTTIQVFSPFSNAVLARTTVRVVDEKVSITELGVQLVTDLSMTLQRSPGSNRAILATVTTQEVLQNPKEEALVSAWLQFSDGNQTPLDIYDPAFHRVTVASLDQGVVSVKGKPPVVVAEGEGEGVLVRVEMSICEDCQKSKRKSTVAVGNGSLKVKFQVNTRRPAGNTRSLDRGTVGNKDNSSDYGSDVVDVRQRKPSQDLPAQTSISNKEESANQKITTTMKSTERSLITSGSLGGVGKARNSGFTGSTASVVDFTLMKSPEDTGKGYNSENLILEDMNTVNFTSTVKAPGNLVNYNFPTKGETPEQEAVEVDIGGEEVLANRPLTDLEIGMYALLGVFCLAILVFLVNCISYVVKFKHKKPPSHGQEPTGHRHDWVWLGTDAELVMTVPGSPVQQDSQTTTTVIDIGPDKTATLSRRPSCLASVTDSPLSCAGLQRSKPMHTESLHSPTSKRKRVQFTTFSTLERQHSPHLSSKENGHGIHWVGKEESCWEEPKVPITEPGDQL